From Thermus sediminis, a single genomic window includes:
- a CDS encoding ABC transporter substrate-binding protein — MLAVFLLASGALAQQVKLRVFIGGQQRPDVMRKILDAYERQNPGVKVEIEVGGATSDQQQQYLTTVLTSRDPSLDIILIDIIRPAQYKAAGWSEPLDRYLPLGARDALLRQYLPAYARANIVDGALIALPAFADAQFLFYRKDLLDKYGFKPPTTWDEAIRQAQTILQGERNPNLNGIGFMGNISEGTVCSFLLPIWAAGGDVTDERGRLVLTEELARRSLQFWLGLMDNHRVSPPNMAEKAQDTIRREMQQGRWIFGTLFAYAWAHFQNDPDSQVKGRIGVAVMPRFEGGRSASCLGGWQWTISNFSRNKAQAYRLLRYLSSPEVSKVLALEASNLPAFPELYRDPEILKVNPWFADALPVVLNARARPVHPRYPEVADVIRRGLNAVLARTKAPEQAAREIVQGLRAIYGQ, encoded by the coding sequence GTGTTGGCGGTTTTTCTCCTGGCCTCGGGCGCCCTTGCCCAGCAGGTGAAGCTTCGCGTCTTCATCGGGGGGCAGCAGCGTCCGGACGTGATGCGGAAGATTCTAGACGCCTACGAGCGGCAGAACCCGGGGGTCAAGGTGGAGATCGAGGTGGGGGGTGCCACCTCCGACCAGCAGCAGCAGTACCTGACCACGGTCCTCACCTCCCGGGATCCCTCGCTGGACATCATCCTCATCGACATCATCCGGCCGGCGCAGTACAAGGCGGCAGGCTGGTCCGAACCCCTGGACCGCTACCTCCCCCTGGGCGCCCGCGACGCCCTCTTGCGCCAGTACCTCCCCGCGTACGCGCGGGCCAACATCGTGGACGGCGCTTTGATCGCCCTTCCGGCTTTCGCCGATGCACAGTTCCTCTTCTACCGGAAGGACCTCCTGGACAAGTACGGCTTCAAACCCCCCACCACCTGGGACGAGGCCATCCGCCAGGCCCAGACCATCCTGCAAGGGGAGCGCAACCCCAACCTGAACGGCATCGGCTTCATGGGGAACATCTCCGAGGGAACGGTCTGCTCCTTCCTCCTCCCCATCTGGGCCGCAGGGGGCGATGTGACCGACGAGCGCGGGCGGCTGGTGCTGACCGAGGAGCTCGCGAGGAGGTCCCTCCAGTTCTGGCTGGGCCTCATGGACAACCACAGGGTCAGCCCCCCCAACATGGCGGAAAAGGCGCAGGACACCATCAGGCGGGAGATGCAGCAGGGGCGCTGGATCTTCGGCACCTTGTTCGCCTATGCTTGGGCCCACTTCCAGAACGACCCCGATTCCCAGGTGAAGGGCAGGATCGGGGTCGCGGTGATGCCGAGGTTTGAGGGTGGGCGTTCGGCCAGCTGTCTCGGCGGATGGCAGTGGACCATCTCCAACTTTTCCCGCAACAAGGCCCAGGCCTACAGGCTTTTGCGCTACCTGTCCAGCCCGGAGGTGTCCAAGGTCCTCGCCCTGGAGGCCTCCAACCTTCCCGCCTTCCCAGAGCTTTACCGGGACCCCGAGATCCTCAAGGTGAATCCCTGGTTTGCGGATGCCCTTCCCGTGGTCCTTAACGCGCGGGCCCGGCCGGTGCACCCCCGCTACCCCGAGGTGGCCGACGTCATACGGCGGGGCTTGAACGCCGTGCTCGCCCGCACCAAGGCGCCGGAGCAGGCGGCCCGCGAGATCGTCCAGGGGCTGAGGGCGATCTACGGTCAGTAG